Proteins encoded by one window of Bradyrhizobium sp. B097:
- the ppdK gene encoding pyruvate, phosphate dikinase has protein sequence MAKAVAKSKKTAEKTAAKSKSSAPARKAAPARKALKKSAPKPAPKPAAKSTAKPAAKPASKAPVKAVTAAKKAAPPAIKAGKWVYTFGDGKAEGQATLRNLLGGKGANLAEMANLGLPVPPGFTLPTSVCTYFYDHDKTYPKELKAQVEKALDYVGKLTGKTFGDARNPLLVSVRSGARASMPGMMDTVLNLGLNDRTVEALAELSGDRRFAYDSYRRFITMYSDVVLGFEHHHFEDILDTFKDGQGYSLDTDLTGDDWVELVGKYKEAVAKETGHDFPQDPHDQLWGAIGAVFSSWMNARAVTYRKLHDIPESWGTAVNVQAMVFGNMGETSATGVAFTRNPSTGESKLYGEFLINAQGEDVVAGIRTPQDITEEARLESGSDKLSMEAAMPAAFKELTRIYTLLEKHYRDMQDMEFTVEQGKLWMLQTRGGKRTAKAALRIAVELANEGLISRKDAVTRIDPASLDQLLHPTIDPAAKRDVIATGLPASPGAASGEIVFSSDEAAKLQADGRKVILVRIETSPEDIHGMHAAEGILTTRGGMTSHAAVVARGMGKPCVSGCGTIRVDYGRGTMSIGSRTFKTGDVITIDGSVGQVLAGRMPMIEPELSGEFGTLMGWADEVRKLGVRVNGDTPDDARTAVKFGAEGIGLCRTEHMFFEETRIRTVREMILSEDEQSRRAALSKLLPMQRADFVELFEIMKGLPVTIRLLDPPLHEFLPHTQAEIEEVARAMNTDPRKLADRARELSEFNPMLGFRGCRLAIAYPEIAEMQARAIFEAAVEAGKRTGKPVGLEVMVPLIATKAEFDLVKARIDAMANAVMKETGVKLTYQVGTMIELPRACLMAGEVAETAEFFSFGTNDLTQTTYGISRDDAASFLGTYVAKGILEIDPFISVDRDGVGELVRIGVTRGRKTRPNLKVGICGEHGGDPASVAFCHEVGLDYVSCSPYRVPIARLAAAQAALGKEIASQA, from the coding sequence ATGGCCAAAGCCGTCGCGAAGTCCAAGAAAACTGCCGAGAAAACCGCAGCGAAATCAAAGTCCTCGGCACCGGCCCGGAAGGCCGCTCCAGCGCGCAAGGCGCTGAAGAAGAGCGCCCCGAAGCCGGCGCCGAAGCCTGCCGCCAAATCGACTGCGAAGCCGGCTGCAAAGCCCGCCAGCAAGGCGCCGGTAAAGGCGGTCACCGCTGCGAAAAAGGCGGCTCCGCCAGCGATCAAGGCCGGCAAGTGGGTCTATACGTTCGGCGACGGCAAGGCCGAGGGCCAGGCGACCTTGCGTAATCTGCTCGGCGGCAAGGGCGCCAACCTCGCGGAAATGGCCAATCTCGGCCTGCCGGTGCCTCCCGGCTTCACCCTCCCGACCTCGGTCTGCACCTATTTCTACGACCACGACAAGACGTATCCGAAGGAACTGAAAGCACAGGTTGAGAAGGCGCTCGACTATGTCGGCAAGCTGACCGGCAAGACCTTCGGTGACGCCAGGAACCCGCTGCTGGTCTCGGTCCGCTCGGGCGCGCGCGCCTCGATGCCGGGCATGATGGACACCGTGCTCAATCTCGGCCTCAACGACCGCACGGTCGAAGCGCTCGCAGAGCTCTCCGGCGACCGCCGCTTCGCCTATGACAGCTATCGCCGCTTCATCACGATGTATTCGGACGTGGTGCTCGGCTTCGAGCATCATCACTTCGAGGACATCCTCGACACCTTCAAGGACGGCCAGGGCTACTCGCTCGACACCGACCTCACCGGCGACGACTGGGTCGAGCTGGTCGGCAAGTACAAGGAGGCGGTCGCCAAGGAGACCGGCCACGACTTCCCGCAGGATCCGCACGACCAGCTGTGGGGCGCGATCGGTGCCGTGTTCTCTTCCTGGATGAACGCGCGCGCGGTGACCTATCGCAAGCTGCACGACATCCCGGAATCCTGGGGCACCGCGGTCAACGTGCAGGCGATGGTGTTCGGCAACATGGGCGAGACGTCGGCCACCGGCGTTGCCTTCACCCGCAACCCCTCGACCGGCGAGAGCAAGCTGTACGGCGAGTTCCTGATCAACGCGCAGGGCGAGGACGTCGTCGCCGGCATCCGCACGCCGCAGGACATCACCGAAGAGGCACGGCTGGAATCCGGCTCCGACAAGCTGTCGATGGAAGCCGCGATGCCGGCCGCGTTCAAGGAGCTGACGCGGATCTACACGCTGCTCGAGAAGCACTACCGCGACATGCAGGACATGGAGTTCACGGTCGAGCAGGGCAAGCTGTGGATGCTGCAGACCCGCGGCGGCAAGCGCACCGCCAAGGCGGCGCTGCGCATCGCGGTCGAGCTTGCCAATGAAGGCCTGATCTCGCGCAAGGACGCGGTGACGCGGATCGATCCGGCGTCGCTGGACCAGCTGCTGCACCCGACCATCGATCCGGCCGCCAAGCGCGACGTGATCGCGACCGGCCTGCCGGCGTCGCCTGGCGCGGCCTCCGGCGAGATCGTGTTCTCGTCTGACGAAGCGGCCAAGCTGCAGGCCGACGGACGCAAGGTGATTCTGGTCCGCATCGAAACCAGCCCGGAAGACATCCACGGCATGCACGCCGCGGAAGGCATCCTGACCACCCGCGGCGGCATGACGTCGCATGCTGCGGTGGTCGCGCGCGGCATGGGCAAGCCCTGCGTCTCCGGCTGCGGCACCATTCGTGTCGACTACGGCCGTGGCACCATGAGCATCGGCTCGCGCACCTTCAAGACCGGCGACGTCATCACCATCGATGGCTCGGTCGGGCAGGTGCTGGCCGGCCGCATGCCGATGATCGAGCCGGAACTGTCCGGCGAGTTCGGCACGCTGATGGGCTGGGCCGACGAGGTCCGCAAGCTCGGTGTTCGCGTCAACGGCGACACGCCCGATGACGCGCGCACCGCGGTGAAGTTCGGCGCGGAAGGCATCGGCCTGTGCCGCACCGAGCACATGTTCTTCGAGGAGACCCGCATCCGCACCGTGCGCGAGATGATCCTCTCCGAGGACGAGCAGTCGCGCCGCGCCGCGCTGTCGAAGCTGTTGCCGATGCAGCGCGCCGACTTCGTCGAGCTGTTCGAGATCATGAAGGGCCTGCCCGTCACGATCCGCTTGCTCGATCCGCCGCTGCACGAGTTCCTGCCGCACACCCAAGCCGAGATCGAGGAAGTGGCGCGCGCCATGAACACCGATCCGCGCAAGCTCGCCGACCGCGCCCGCGAACTGTCCGAGTTCAACCCGATGCTCGGCTTCCGCGGCTGCCGTCTCGCGATCGCCTATCCCGAGATCGCCGAGATGCAGGCCCGCGCGATCTTCGAGGCGGCCGTCGAAGCCGGCAAGCGCACCGGCAAGCCGGTCGGACTCGAGGTGATGGTGCCGCTGATAGCGACCAAGGCCGAGTTCGATCTGGTCAAGGCGCGGATCGATGCGATGGCCAACGCGGTGATGAAGGAAACCGGCGTCAAGCTGACCTACCAGGTCGGTACCATGATCGAGCTGCCGCGCGCCTGCCTGATGGCGGGCGAGGTGGCGGAGACCGCGGAGTTCTTCTCCTTCGGCACCAACGACTTGACGCAGACCACCTACGGCATCAGCCGCGACGACGCCGCGAGCTTCCTTGGCACCTATGTCGCCAAGGGCATCCTCGAGATCGATCCGTTCATCTCGGTCGATCGCGACGGCGTCGGCGAGCTGGTCAGGATCGGCGTGACGCGCGGCCGCAAGACACGGCCGAACCTCAAGGTCGGCATCTGCGGCGAGCATGGCGGCGATCCCGCCTCGGTCGCGTTCTGCCACGAGGTCGGGCTCGATTACGTCTCGTGCTCGCCCTATCGCGTGCCGATCGCGCGTCTCGCCGCAGCGCAGGCCGCGCTCGGCAAGGAGATCGCCAGCCAGGCGTAA
- a CDS encoding cell wall hydrolase, with translation MFVSRNQPKGARLALFGLGLGIFALMPTELGYQDIASLLARQPGVAERWQKRVFASAVGSIQVATYSFGRPIGTSAPQDPQILLARLDSPSVDITGTVTRNPITAPPPRYQASDFPKVDRTLKGDRLVVGRPDQVDPARPANPAPANEDPATSNSSVKGMKTTTAPADNAPLDPELQEALRAPPLPQYVKPSPQQYDVSMSLEASPLDDLKPAPAKPAAAPPADATHARDPFAFKTASLFFGSSLGTPENLERWQPGEAPVVVAPAAQPDPDLKVMASLPVDADGPVKAGEMGESIAPKGEVNADDQHTKTPAERLGLFDEKSRAKSEKCLAEAVYFEARGEAVRGQIAVAQVVLNRAFSGKYPETVCGVVYQNKNRHYACQFTFACDNIPDVVREPDMWDRAKKISKAILDGKLWLPEVDRSTHYHAYWVRPSWVSEMKKTYKFGVHTFYRPRAWGDGSDAPSWGNPAETAKISAQLAEAAQSSAEQASAKR, from the coding sequence ATGTTTGTGTCGCGTAACCAGCCGAAGGGCGCACGTCTTGCGCTCTTCGGTCTCGGTCTTGGCATCTTCGCACTGATGCCGACCGAGCTCGGATATCAGGATATTGCGTCGCTTTTGGCCCGGCAGCCCGGCGTTGCCGAGCGCTGGCAGAAGCGCGTCTTCGCCTCCGCGGTCGGCTCCATCCAGGTGGCGACCTACAGCTTCGGCCGTCCGATCGGAACATCGGCGCCGCAGGATCCGCAAATCCTGCTCGCGCGGCTGGACAGTCCGAGCGTCGATATCACCGGTACGGTGACGCGCAATCCGATCACAGCACCGCCGCCGCGCTACCAGGCATCCGATTTTCCCAAGGTCGATCGCACCCTGAAGGGCGATCGTCTCGTCGTCGGGCGGCCTGACCAGGTCGATCCTGCACGGCCCGCGAACCCGGCGCCGGCGAACGAGGATCCCGCGACTTCGAATTCGTCGGTCAAGGGCATGAAGACCACGACCGCGCCGGCCGACAACGCGCCGCTCGATCCCGAATTGCAGGAGGCGCTGCGCGCGCCGCCACTGCCGCAATATGTCAAGCCGTCGCCGCAGCAATACGACGTGTCGATGTCGCTCGAGGCCAGTCCGCTCGATGATCTGAAGCCTGCGCCCGCAAAGCCTGCCGCTGCGCCGCCTGCCGATGCAACGCATGCGCGCGACCCGTTTGCATTCAAGACCGCCAGCCTGTTCTTCGGCTCGTCGCTCGGCACGCCCGAGAATCTCGAGCGCTGGCAGCCCGGCGAGGCGCCGGTGGTCGTTGCGCCGGCAGCGCAGCCCGATCCCGACCTGAAGGTGATGGCGTCACTGCCGGTCGATGCCGACGGCCCGGTCAAGGCCGGCGAGATGGGCGAGAGCATCGCGCCGAAGGGCGAGGTCAACGCCGACGACCAGCACACCAAGACGCCGGCGGAGCGGCTCGGCCTGTTCGACGAGAAATCGCGCGCCAAGTCGGAGAAGTGCCTCGCCGAGGCGGTCTATTTCGAGGCGCGCGGCGAAGCGGTGCGGGGCCAGATCGCGGTCGCCCAGGTGGTGCTGAACCGCGCCTTCTCCGGCAAATATCCGGAGACCGTGTGCGGCGTGGTCTACCAGAACAAGAACCGCCACTACGCCTGTCAGTTCACCTTCGCCTGCGACAACATCCCAGACGTGGTCCGCGAGCCCGACATGTGGGACCGCGCCAAGAAGATCTCGAAGGCGATCCTCGACGGCAAATTGTGGCTGCCGGAAGTCGATCGCTCGACCCACTACCACGCCTATTGGGTGCGGCCGTCCTGGGTCAGTGAAATGAAGAAGACGTACAAGTTCGGCGTCCACACCTTCTATCGCCCGCGCGCCTGGGGCGACGGCAGCGACGCGCCGAGCTGGGGCAATCCGGCCGAGACCGCCAAGATCTCGGCGCAACTCGCCGAAGCCGCCCAGAGCTCGGCCGAGCAGGCCAGCGCCAAGCGATAA
- a CDS encoding MFS transporter → MAVTSGDLRPTSGTWRTPLVIIVCGCAIALLSFGPRSSLGFFVQPMGREFAWGRDVFGLAIALQNLLWGLGQPIAGAIADRFGLLRVMVVGALLYAAGLLLMRYSTTSLSLDISAGVLIGFGLSGSSFNLVLAAFSKLLPPEKRGIALGAGTAAGSFGQFLFAPFGVAMIDNFGWQTALVVFSALMLLIVPLSLALVTPPTETGEVPAADQQSFKTALAEAFGHRSYVLLVLGFFTCGFQLAFITIHLPAYLADRGIPATTGGWVVAAIGLFNIVGSLSVGWLQNFFPKRYLLSVIYFSRALATVAFISFPVTPFSAIAFGAVSGLLWLSSVPPTSALVALMFGTRWFSTLYGFAFVSHQVGGFLGVWLGGVVFEQYGSYTPIWWLSVLFGVLSALINLPIVEKPVVRPVAQPA, encoded by the coding sequence ATGGCCGTTACCAGCGGGGATCTCCGACCGACGTCCGGCACCTGGCGCACGCCGCTCGTCATCATCGTCTGCGGCTGTGCGATCGCGCTGCTGAGTTTCGGCCCGCGCTCCAGCCTCGGCTTCTTCGTGCAGCCGATGGGCCGCGAATTCGCCTGGGGCCGCGACGTGTTCGGCCTTGCCATCGCGCTGCAGAACCTGTTGTGGGGGCTCGGCCAGCCGATCGCAGGCGCCATTGCCGATCGCTTCGGCCTGCTGCGCGTCATGGTCGTCGGCGCCTTGCTGTACGCCGCCGGCCTGCTGCTGATGCGTTACTCGACCACCTCATTGTCGCTCGACATCAGCGCCGGCGTGCTGATCGGCTTCGGCCTGTCGGGCTCGTCGTTCAATCTGGTGCTGGCGGCGTTCAGCAAGCTGCTGCCGCCGGAGAAGCGCGGCATCGCGCTCGGCGCCGGCACCGCCGCCGGTTCGTTCGGCCAGTTCCTGTTCGCGCCGTTTGGCGTTGCGATGATCGACAATTTCGGCTGGCAGACCGCGCTCGTCGTGTTCAGCGCGCTGATGCTGCTGATCGTGCCGCTCTCGCTCGCGCTTGTGACGCCACCCACCGAGACCGGCGAGGTGCCGGCCGCCGACCAGCAGTCGTTCAAGACCGCGCTCGCCGAAGCCTTCGGCCATCGCTCCTATGTGCTGCTGGTGCTCGGTTTCTTCACCTGCGGCTTCCAGCTCGCCTTCATCACCATCCATCTGCCGGCCTATCTGGCCGACCGCGGCATTCCGGCGACCACCGGCGGTTGGGTGGTTGCGGCGATCGGCCTGTTCAATATCGTGGGCTCGCTCAGCGTCGGCTGGCTGCAGAACTTCTTTCCGAAGCGCTATTTGCTCTCGGTGATCTACTTTTCGCGCGCGCTGGCGACCGTCGCCTTCATCTCGTTCCCGGTGACGCCGTTCTCGGCGATCGCATTCGGCGCGGTCTCGGGACTGCTGTGGCTGTCGAGCGTACCTCCGACCTCGGCGCTGGTCGCGCTGATGTTCGGCACCCGCTGGTTCTCCACCCTCTATGGCTTCGCCTTCGTCAGCCATCAGGTGGGCGGCTTCCTCGGGGTCTGGCTCGGCGGCGTCGTGTTCGAGCAGTATGGCTCCTACACGCCGATCTGGTGGCTGTCGGTGCTGTTCGGCGTGCTGTCGGCGCTGATCAACCTGCCGATCGTTGAAAAGCCCGTCGTGCGCCCGGTTGCGCAGCCGGCCTGA
- a CDS encoding MDR family oxidoreductase, with the protein MATFKAIRIDKADKGTTAALTQFDDAELMDGDVTVRVEWSTLNYKDGLALTGKAPVVRRFPMIAGIDFAGTVEQSSHPDWKAGDKVVCNGWGMGETHLGAYAEKARVKGDWLVRLPDGISARDAMAVGTAGYTAMLSVLALEKHGLTPKSGPVVVTGAAGGVGSVAIAVLSKLGYHVIASTGRMSEADYLKGLGATEVIDRAELSGAPKALAKERWAGGVDSVGSTTLANLLSMTRYGGAIAACGLAAGMDLPSSVAPFILRGVCLLGIDSVMCPIELRRTAWHRLASDLDKVKLADITHEIALDDVMGYGAKILGGQVRGRIVVKIV; encoded by the coding sequence GTGGCAACGTTCAAGGCAATCAGGATCGACAAGGCGGACAAGGGTACCACCGCCGCACTGACCCAATTCGACGACGCGGAATTGATGGACGGCGACGTCACCGTCCGCGTCGAATGGTCGACGTTGAACTACAAGGACGGCCTGGCGCTAACCGGCAAGGCGCCGGTGGTGCGCCGTTTCCCAATGATCGCCGGCATCGATTTCGCGGGCACGGTCGAGCAATCCAGCCATCCCGACTGGAAGGCGGGCGACAAGGTCGTCTGCAACGGCTGGGGCATGGGCGAGACCCATCTCGGCGCCTATGCGGAAAAGGCCCGCGTCAAGGGCGACTGGCTGGTGCGGCTGCCGGACGGCATTTCGGCCCGCGACGCGATGGCGGTCGGCACCGCCGGCTATACCGCGATGCTGTCGGTGCTGGCGCTGGAGAAGCATGGTCTCACGCCGAAGAGCGGCCCGGTGGTGGTGACGGGCGCCGCCGGCGGCGTCGGCTCGGTCGCGATCGCCGTGCTGTCGAAGCTCGGCTACCACGTCATCGCCTCGACCGGGCGGATGTCGGAGGCCGACTATCTCAAAGGTCTCGGTGCCACCGAGGTGATCGATCGCGCCGAACTGTCGGGTGCCCCCAAGGCGCTTGCGAAGGAGCGCTGGGCCGGCGGCGTCGACAGCGTCGGGTCGACCACGCTCGCCAATCTGCTTTCGATGACCAGGTATGGCGGTGCCATCGCGGCCTGCGGCCTGGCGGCCGGGATGGACCTGCCGTCGTCGGTCGCGCCCTTCATTTTGCGGGGTGTGTGCCTTCTCGGCATCGATTCCGTGATGTGCCCGATCGAGCTCCGCAGGACCGCCTGGCATCGCCTTGCCAGCGATCTGGATAAGGTAAAACTGGCTGATATCACTCATGAAATCGCCTTGGACGACGTCATGGGGTATGGTGCGAAAATCCTCGGTGGCCAGGTCCGCGGCCGCATCGTGGTAAAAATAGTCTGA
- a CDS encoding DUF2339 domain-containing protein: MFDSPFDFLTLVIAIVAIIFARKALGQNAVLQRRLDAIEAAAVAAARTAVPPPLTPLEAFEQTLPAAPPIAPPPLPEAAASEADVHAEAAAEAASAAPPPLPEPPATPPPAPGFEETLGTRWVVWIGGLTLALGGFFMVRYSIEAGLLGPGVRTMLGGLFALALLGAGEWTRRKESISNIAALPIANIPAILTAAGTAVAFATVYAAYALYDFLAPATAFILLGMVALGTLAAALLHGPALAGLGIVGAFVTPILVSSDKPDFWSLYIYLAIVTAAAFGLARIRLWRWLAVTTIAFALLWTFPCLQCGPEMIAPHVFHVIAGFVLAALLVVCGFMFGPDGDGEEIEPISSGSLAAYLFGAMLIVLNSAHADSAMIGFALLTAGSLFVAWRAPAAAGAIGAASAFVFIVFGEWAVRRNVDMLVLPGGAIPGIGPSATDGSVSLHLVTAALFAAAFGIAGFLAQLRFATTKITVTWAAAAVFTPVALLVALYARIAHLDRSIPFAILAVLLAAAYAAATEALSRRGERPELSPSIALSATGALASLALALTFALDKGWLTIALALVSMGTAWLSVQRPIPFLRWLAAILAGIVVLRIGYEPRIAGDAVGTTPIFNWLLWGYGVPALSFWAGSHFLRRNGDDVPLRMVESAAILFTVLLAFMEIRHAVNAGDVYRDNAGLTEVALQVGVTLAMAIGLERLRLRSGSIVHNVGAVLLTAFAGLASLFGLLGLENPMLWWQDVGGSFINLLLLGYALPAVLALLLSYAVAGHRPATYANAIAAGALVLALAYVTFEIRRLYHGPVLTRGETTGAEQYTYSIAWLMFGVVLLGIGIVVNSQRARLASAAVIGLTILKAFLVDMSTLTGVYRALSFMCLGIVLVAIGWLYQRILFRRRVAPPVPQAEA; the protein is encoded by the coding sequence ATGTTCGATTCGCCGTTCGATTTCCTCACGCTCGTCATCGCCATTGTCGCGATCATCTTTGCGCGCAAGGCGCTGGGCCAGAATGCGGTGCTGCAGCGCCGGCTGGATGCGATCGAGGCCGCAGCCGTGGCCGCCGCGCGGACGGCCGTGCCGCCGCCGCTGACGCCGCTCGAGGCGTTCGAGCAGACGCTTCCGGCGGCGCCTCCCATCGCGCCGCCGCCGCTCCCCGAAGCGGCTGCGAGTGAAGCGGATGTGCATGCAGAGGCAGCCGCTGAGGCGGCAAGCGCCGCCCCGCCGCCGCTGCCAGAACCGCCCGCCACGCCGCCCCCGGCGCCCGGCTTCGAGGAGACGCTCGGCACGCGCTGGGTGGTGTGGATCGGCGGCCTGACGCTCGCGCTCGGCGGCTTCTTCATGGTGCGCTATTCGATCGAGGCCGGGCTGCTCGGCCCCGGCGTGCGCACGATGCTCGGCGGATTGTTCGCACTGGCGCTGCTCGGCGCCGGTGAATGGACGCGGCGCAAGGAAAGCATCTCCAACATCGCGGCGCTGCCGATCGCCAACATTCCGGCGATCCTCACCGCGGCCGGCACCGCGGTGGCGTTCGCCACGGTCTACGCCGCCTATGCGCTGTACGACTTCCTCGCGCCGGCGACCGCCTTCATCCTGCTCGGCATGGTCGCGCTCGGCACGCTCGCGGCCGCGCTGCTGCACGGGCCTGCGCTGGCCGGGCTCGGCATCGTCGGCGCCTTCGTCACCCCGATCCTGGTCTCATCCGACAAACCGGACTTCTGGTCGCTCTACATTTATCTTGCCATCGTCACCGCGGCGGCGTTCGGCCTCGCGCGGATCCGGCTGTGGCGCTGGCTTGCGGTCACGACCATCGCCTTCGCGCTGCTATGGACCTTCCCCTGCCTGCAATGCGGGCCGGAGATGATCGCGCCGCACGTCTTCCACGTCATCGCGGGCTTCGTGCTGGCAGCGCTGCTCGTGGTCTGCGGCTTCATGTTCGGCCCCGACGGCGATGGCGAGGAGATCGAGCCGATCTCGTCCGGGTCGCTCGCGGCCTACCTGTTCGGCGCGATGCTGATCGTGCTCAACAGCGCGCACGCCGACAGCGCGATGATCGGCTTCGCACTGCTGACGGCGGGCAGCCTGTTCGTCGCCTGGCGCGCGCCCGCGGCTGCGGGTGCGATCGGCGCCGCGTCGGCCTTTGTCTTCATCGTGTTCGGCGAGTGGGCGGTCCGCCGCAATGTCGACATGCTGGTGCTGCCGGGCGGTGCGATCCCGGGCATCGGCCCCTCCGCGACCGACGGCTCGGTCTCGCTGCATCTCGTCACTGCCGCGCTGTTCGCGGCCGCCTTCGGCATCGCCGGCTTCCTCGCGCAACTGCGCTTTGCCACCACGAAGATCACGGTGACATGGGCCGCGGCGGCCGTGTTCACGCCGGTCGCGCTGCTGGTCGCACTCTATGCACGTATCGCGCATCTCGATCGCTCGATCCCGTTCGCGATCCTCGCCGTGCTGCTCGCCGCCGCCTACGCCGCCGCGACCGAAGCGCTGAGCCGGCGCGGCGAGCGGCCGGAGCTGTCGCCCTCGATCGCATTGTCGGCGACCGGCGCCCTCGCCTCGCTGGCGCTGGCGCTGACCTTCGCACTCGACAAGGGCTGGCTCACCATCGCGCTGGCGCTGGTGTCAATGGGCACGGCATGGCTGTCGGTGCAGCGGCCGATCCCGTTCCTGCGCTGGCTCGCCGCCATCCTGGCCGGCATCGTGGTGCTGCGGATCGGCTACGAGCCGCGGATCGCGGGCGACGCCGTCGGCACCACGCCGATCTTCAACTGGCTGCTGTGGGGCTATGGCGTTCCGGCGCTGTCATTCTGGGCGGGAAGCCATTTCCTGCGCCGCAACGGCGACGACGTCCCGCTGCGGATGGTCGAATCCGCCGCGATCCTGTTCACGGTGCTGCTCGCCTTCATGGAGATCCGCCACGCGGTCAATGCCGGCGACGTCTATCGCGACAACGCCGGGCTGACCGAGGTCGCGTTGCAGGTCGGCGTGACGCTCGCGATGGCGATCGGGCTGGAGCGGCTGCGGCTACGCAGCGGCAGCATCGTCCACAATGTCGGCGCGGTGCTGCTGACCGCGTTCGCCGGACTTGCCAGCCTGTTCGGGCTGCTGGGGCTGGAGAACCCGATGCTGTGGTGGCAGGACGTCGGCGGCAGCTTCATCAATCTGCTGCTGCTCGGCTATGCATTGCCGGCCGTGTTGGCGCTGCTGTTGTCCTATGCGGTGGCGGGGCATCGTCCCGCTACATATGCCAACGCGATCGCCGCCGGCGCGCTGGTGCTGGCGCTCGCTTACGTCACGTTCGAAATCCGCAGGCTCTATCATGGACCGGTGCTGACGCGCGGCGAGACCACGGGCGCGGAGCAATACACCTATTCGATCGCCTGGCTGATGTTCGGCGTCGTGCTGCTCGGCATCGGCATCGTCGTCAACTCGCAGCGGGCACGGCTCGCCTCCGCTGCGGTGATCGGGCTGACGATCCTGAAAGCGTTCCTGGTCGACATGTCGACGCTCACGGGAGTCTACCGGGCGCTGTCGTTCATGTGCCTTGGCATCGTGCTGGTCGCGATCGGCTGGCTGTATCAGCGGATCCTGTTCCGCAGGCGGGTCGCTCCGCCTGTCCCGCAGGCAGAGGCTTGA
- a CDS encoding protein-tyrosine phosphatase family protein — MLHVCSLAALPDTVRATGASHVLTVMANVDQVQRPPSVLPANHLKVSMDDIIEQMDGFVAPNETHIERVLAFVRGWDRRAPMVVHCYAGISRSTASAFATVCALNPHRDEMSIARLIRAASPIAAPNRLIVSLADKALGREGRMLRALDAMGPGSMSVEGRPFHIDLD; from the coding sequence ATGCTTCACGTCTGCTCGCTTGCCGCGCTCCCCGACACGGTTCGTGCCACCGGCGCCAGCCATGTGCTGACCGTGATGGCCAATGTCGATCAGGTGCAGCGGCCGCCCTCCGTGCTTCCGGCCAACCATCTGAAAGTGTCGATGGACGACATCATCGAACAGATGGACGGATTCGTTGCCCCCAATGAGACGCATATCGAGAGGGTGCTGGCCTTCGTGCGCGGCTGGGATCGCCGCGCGCCGATGGTGGTGCATTGCTACGCCGGCATCAGCCGCTCGACCGCAAGCGCCTTCGCCACGGTCTGCGCGCTCAATCCGCACCGCGACGAAATGTCCATCGCCCGGCTGATCCGCGCGGCCTCGCCGATCGCGGCGCCCAATCGGCTGATCGTCAGCCTCGCCGACAAGGCGCTGGGCCGCGAGGGCCGGATGCTGCGCGCGCTCGATGCGATGGGCCCCGGCAGCATGAGCGTCGAAGGCCGCCCCTTCCACATCGACCTGGACTAA
- a CDS encoding HD family hydrolase: MTARRSTETARAWQRMLSGRRLDLLDPSPLDIEIVDIAHGLARVARWNGQTSGAHIFSVAQHTLLVEAVMRQQMPRVDISHRLAALLHDAPEYVIGDMISPFKAVLSGEYKAVEKRLLSAIHIRFGLPAVLADEITQQIKAADRGAAYLEATHLAGFSQAEARRLFGRDPELPEASERDYLTPWTAARAEKQFLERFKTLHAS, translated from the coding sequence ATGACTGCGCGTCGATCGACCGAGACCGCCCGCGCCTGGCAGCGGATGTTGTCGGGGCGCCGGCTGGACCTGCTCGATCCGTCGCCGCTCGATATCGAGATCGTCGACATCGCGCATGGACTGGCACGGGTCGCGCGCTGGAATGGCCAGACCAGCGGCGCGCACATCTTCTCGGTGGCGCAGCACACGCTGCTGGTCGAGGCCGTGATGCGCCAGCAGATGCCGCGCGTCGATATCAGCCATCGTCTCGCCGCGCTGCTGCACGACGCGCCGGAATATGTCATCGGCGACATGATCTCGCCGTTCAAGGCGGTGCTATCAGGCGAATACAAGGCGGTGGAGAAGCGGCTGCTGTCGGCAATCCATATCCGCTTCGGTCTGCCGGCGGTGCTGGCGGACGAGATCACCCAGCAGATCAAGGCCGCCGATCGCGGCGCCGCCTATCTGGAGGCGACGCATCTGGCGGGATTCTCGCAAGCCGAAGCCAGGCGGCTGTTCGGCCGCGATCCGGAATTGCCGGAAGCCAGCGAGCGCGACTATCTGACGCCATGGACCGCCGCGAGGGCTGAAAAGCAGTTCCTCGAGCGCTTCAAGACATTGCACGCGTCATAG